In one Dunckerocampus dactyliophorus isolate RoL2022-P2 chromosome 9, RoL_Ddac_1.1, whole genome shotgun sequence genomic region, the following are encoded:
- the LOC129187667 gene encoding uncharacterized protein LOC129187667 yields MNLGSEVEEEAEDTKTLQRSSARTKRQGHRSGIHWAVVYRRERGSLYAVGCLDDMQRRSRGCRREVSGGCLISTIFTRRLIKAWRRGGRVPPEDISCRSRPRLLLGPLPAEDGERPRRMRVISSVSGEGERREEGRDGINSRRLQRRGVSFTAQREIRECCVLTFTETWLTEDIPDSAIQLETFAAYRGDRTLASGKHRGGGVCVYVNKRWCTDVQTMEKHCSQDIELLMVKCRPFYLPREFSAVYLTAVYIPPRANTANALGLLHDIIDKHETKHPDAVFIISGDFNHCNLRTVLPKYYQYVSFTTFVCICHGHR; encoded by the exons atgaatcttgggtcggaggtggaggaggaggctgaggatacaaaaacgcttcagcggagcagcgccaggacgaagaggcaggGTCACAGGAGTGGAATACAT TGGGCTGTGGTATACAGAAGGGAGCGAGGATCTTTGTATGCAGTGGGATGTCTGGATGACATGCAGAGGAGGAGTAGAGGCTGCAGACGGGAGGTGAGCGGCGGGTGTCTTATCTCGACTATTTTTACGAGGCGTCTCATAAAAGCATGGAGACGAGGAGGCCGCGTGCCACCAGAGGACATTTCTTGCCGCTCAcggccccgcctcctcctcgGCCCACTTCCTGCGGAGGACGGCGAGAGGCCGAGACGGATGAGAGTAATAAGCTCGGTGTCAGGTGAGGGAGAGCGCAGAGAGGAAGGTCGTGATGGGATAAACAGCAGAAGACTGCAAAGAAGAGGAG tttcctttacagctcaacgtgagatcagggaatgctgtgtcctcaccttcacagaaacctggctgacggaggatataccggactcggcgatccagttggaaacatttgctgcttaccggggagatcggactttagcgtctggtaaacacagaggtggcggcgtctgtgtttacgtaaacaaacggtggtgcacagacgtacagacgatggaaaagcactgctcacaggacattgagctgctgatggtgaaatgcagacctttttatttgcctcgtgagtttagcgctgtgtatttaactgctgtttacatcccaccacgagctaacaccgctaacgcactaggcctcctgcatgacatcattgataaacacgagaccaaacacccagacgctgtattcattatatctggcgatttcaaccactgtaacctcaggactgtcctccccaaatattaccagtatgtgagctttaCCACATttgtctgcatttgtcatgggcaccgctga
- the creb1b gene encoding cyclic AMP-responsive element-binding protein 1b isoform X2 — protein sequence MKMESVAEAQQGAESTETEHQQITPAQIATLAQVSMTAGHTSATGPTVTLVQLPNGQTVQVHGVIQAAQSSVIQSPQVQAVQISTIAESEDSQESVDSVTDSQKRREILSRRPSYRKILNDLSSDAPAVPRIEEEKAEEDSSAAAATPAITTVTVPTPIYQTSSGQYIAITQGGAIQLANNGTDGVQGLQALTMTNAAAAQPGATILQYAQTSDGQQILVPSNQVVVQAASGDVQAYQIRAAPANTIGPGVVMASSPALPTQGATEEVTRKREVRLMKNREAARECRRKKKEYVKCLENRVAVLENQNKTLIEELKALKDLYCHKSD from the exons ATGAAGATGGAGTCAGTGGCTGAGGCTCAGCAGGGAGCGGAGTCTACAGAGACGGAACACCAGCAGATCACCCCGGCGCAGATTGCCACCTTGGCGCAG GTATCCATGACAGCTGGCCACACCTCGGCAACCGGCCCCACCGTTACACTGGTGCAGCTTCCGAACGGACAAACGGTGCAAGTGCACGGTGTCATCCAGGCAGCTCAGTCGTCTGTCATCCAGTCCCCACAAGTCCAAGCTGTGCAG ATCTCCACCATAGCAGAAAGTGAAGATTCGCAGGAGTCGGTTGACAGCGTGACCGATTCTCAAAAACGCCGGGAGATCCTCTCACGCCGACCCTCATATAG GAAAATCCTCAACGATCTGTCCTCTGATGCTCCGGCTGTCCCTCGCATCGAGGAggaaaaggcagaggaggactCATCTGCGGCGGCCGCCACGCCCGCCATCACCACCGTCACAGTGCCCACCCCCATCTACCAGACCAGCAGCGGCCAGTACA TCGCCATCACACAGGGCGGTGCCATTCAACTGGCTAATAACGGGACAGACGGCGTGCAGGGCCTCCAGGCTTTAACTATGACCAATGCAGCCGCAGCCCAGCCAGGAGCCACCATCCTCCAGTACGCACAGACCAGCGACGGCCAGCAGATACTAGTTCCCAGCAACCAGGTGGTAGTGCAAG CCGCCTCAGGGGATGTCCAGGCCTATCAGATCCGAGCGGCACCTGCCAACACCATCGGCCCTGGGGTGGTCATGGCCTCGTCACCCGCCTTGCCCACCCAGGGCGCCACAGAGGAGGTCACCCGCAAGAGGGAGGTCCGCCTAATGAAGAACAG AGAGGCGGCCCGCGAGTGTCGCAGGAAGAAGAAGGAGTATGTCAAGTGTCTGGAGAACCGAGTGGCCGTCCTGGAGAACCAAAACAAGACGCTCATCGAAGAGCTCAAAGCCCTCAAGGacctttattgtcataaatccGACTAA
- the creb1b gene encoding cyclic AMP-responsive element-binding protein 1b isoform X1, with the protein MKSLHDLWCVTRQEAQPMKMESVAEAQQGAESTETEHQQITPAQIATLAQVSMTAGHTSATGPTVTLVQLPNGQTVQVHGVIQAAQSSVIQSPQVQAVQISTIAESEDSQESVDSVTDSQKRREILSRRPSYRKILNDLSSDAPAVPRIEEEKAEEDSSAAAATPAITTVTVPTPIYQTSSGQYIAITQGGAIQLANNGTDGVQGLQALTMTNAAAAQPGATILQYAQTSDGQQILVPSNQVVVQAASGDVQAYQIRAAPANTIGPGVVMASSPALPTQGATEEVTRKREVRLMKNREAARECRRKKKEYVKCLENRVAVLENQNKTLIEELKALKDLYCHKSD; encoded by the exons AT gaagtcattgcATGATTTATGGTGTGTCACGAGACAAGAGG CTCAGCCAATGAAGATGGAGTCAGTGGCTGAGGCTCAGCAGGGAGCGGAGTCTACAGAGACGGAACACCAGCAGATCACCCCGGCGCAGATTGCCACCTTGGCGCAG GTATCCATGACAGCTGGCCACACCTCGGCAACCGGCCCCACCGTTACACTGGTGCAGCTTCCGAACGGACAAACGGTGCAAGTGCACGGTGTCATCCAGGCAGCTCAGTCGTCTGTCATCCAGTCCCCACAAGTCCAAGCTGTGCAG ATCTCCACCATAGCAGAAAGTGAAGATTCGCAGGAGTCGGTTGACAGCGTGACCGATTCTCAAAAACGCCGGGAGATCCTCTCACGCCGACCCTCATATAG GAAAATCCTCAACGATCTGTCCTCTGATGCTCCGGCTGTCCCTCGCATCGAGGAggaaaaggcagaggaggactCATCTGCGGCGGCCGCCACGCCCGCCATCACCACCGTCACAGTGCCCACCCCCATCTACCAGACCAGCAGCGGCCAGTACA TCGCCATCACACAGGGCGGTGCCATTCAACTGGCTAATAACGGGACAGACGGCGTGCAGGGCCTCCAGGCTTTAACTATGACCAATGCAGCCGCAGCCCAGCCAGGAGCCACCATCCTCCAGTACGCACAGACCAGCGACGGCCAGCAGATACTAGTTCCCAGCAACCAGGTGGTAGTGCAAG CCGCCTCAGGGGATGTCCAGGCCTATCAGATCCGAGCGGCACCTGCCAACACCATCGGCCCTGGGGTGGTCATGGCCTCGTCACCCGCCTTGCCCACCCAGGGCGCCACAGAGGAGGTCACCCGCAAGAGGGAGGTCCGCCTAATGAAGAACAG AGAGGCGGCCCGCGAGTGTCGCAGGAAGAAGAAGGAGTATGTCAAGTGTCTGGAGAACCGAGTGGCCGTCCTGGAGAACCAAAACAAGACGCTCATCGAAGAGCTCAAAGCCCTCAAGGacctttattgtcataaatccGACTAA